In one window of Candidatus Scalindua sp. DNA:
- a CDS encoding formyltransferase has protein sequence MRIIVMGYHAIGCRCLKYLIEEKEHIVAIFTHKDNPGENLFFDSMTELARLHGIPCYMPEHINTHEWISLIEGLSPDVIFSFYYRNLVSRQILDIPRLGAINLHGSLLPEYRGRCPVNWVLVNGEKETGVTLHYMVEKADAGDIIAQRKIPVLFDDTAYSLYKKTEKEAVTILDETLPLIKKGKNNRIPQDLSRGTYFGGRKPDDGRIHWERKNSEIYNLVRAVTHPWPGAFCFFREKKVFIWQCLPLSVNGHHKPGNLISFDKEGIIAAAGKGTLLLKRCQIEGEEEKSGYEFAQTYVLREGEMFT, from the coding sequence ATGAGGATCATTGTAATGGGGTATCACGCTATTGGATGCCGATGTCTTAAATATCTCATAGAGGAGAAAGAGCATATAGTGGCAATCTTCACTCACAAAGATAATCCCGGTGAGAACCTGTTCTTTGATTCGATGACTGAACTCGCCCGATTGCATGGTATCCCCTGCTACATGCCGGAACATATCAATACCCATGAGTGGATATCACTGATAGAAGGGCTTTCTCCCGACGTCATATTCTCGTTTTACTACCGTAATTTAGTTTCTCGGCAAATCCTTGATATCCCGAGGCTCGGAGCCATAAATCTCCACGGTTCACTTCTCCCAGAATACAGGGGGCGCTGCCCCGTTAACTGGGTGCTGGTAAATGGAGAGAAAGAGACAGGGGTTACCCTTCATTATATGGTGGAAAAAGCTGATGCCGGTGACATCATTGCACAAAGGAAAATTCCTGTTTTATTCGATGATACCGCCTATAGTCTTTACAAAAAAACGGAGAAGGAGGCCGTAACAATTCTTGATGAAACATTGCCACTGATAAAAAAGGGAAAAAACAACAGGATACCGCAGGATCTGTCACGCGGTACGTATTTCGGAGGAAGAAAACCTGATGACGGAAGGATACACTGGGAAAGGAAGAATTCTGAAATCTATAACCTTGTAAGGGCGGTAACCCACCCCTGGCCGGGTGCCTTCTGCTTTTTCAGAGAGAAGAAGGTCTTTATCTGGCAATGTCTGCCTTTATCTGTCAATGGTCATCACAAACCTGGTAATTTGATCTCTTTTGATAAGGAGGGAATAATTGCAGCTGCCGGCAAAGGGACACTATTATTGAAAAGATGTCAGATAGAGGGAGAAGAAGAAAAAAGCGGTTATGAATTTGCCCAGACATATGTTCTCCGTGAAGGAGAAATGTTTACTTAG
- a CDS encoding DegT/DnrJ/EryC1/StrS aminotransferase family protein produces MTRNSFLPFSRPDIGQAEINEVVRVLSSGWITSGPKAASFEKAFAEYVGCPYALALTSCTAGLHLAMEIVDLQPGDEVITTSLTWPATVNMIHLCGGRPVFVDVERETFNLDVSQVEKAVTKRTRAILPVHFAGQACELEKLREICKGHGIVLIEDAAHAIGSEYKGKRIGSGDNMAVFSFHPIKNMTTGEGGMITTHDEETYERLRLLRFHGVDKDAWKRYGSAEKEGYDLIIPGWKYNMTDIQAALGLVQLERLDTMIEKRMTLASLYDDLLMEVEGITRPRRVLYDIRHSWHLYTILVDKEKAGISRDEFMQEMKKRNIGTGIHFLAVHQLSFYRKHYPLPDGSLPETVFISERVVSLPLYSGMNESDVHDVVAAIRDIIEKFGK; encoded by the coding sequence ATGACCAGAAATAGTTTTCTCCCATTTTCAAGACCAGACATCGGCCAGGCAGAGATTAACGAAGTTGTCAGGGTTCTCTCCTCCGGATGGATAACCTCCGGCCCAAAAGCAGCATCCTTTGAGAAGGCATTTGCAGAATATGTCGGCTGCCCCTACGCATTGGCCCTGACCTCCTGCACTGCAGGCCTCCATCTGGCGATGGAAATAGTCGATCTGCAGCCTGGTGATGAAGTAATCACTACCTCTCTCACCTGGCCGGCAACCGTAAATATGATTCACCTGTGTGGAGGGAGACCGGTATTTGTTGATGTGGAACGGGAGACCTTCAATCTCGATGTGTCACAGGTTGAAAAAGCCGTTACGAAACGGACAAGGGCAATCCTCCCGGTTCACTTTGCCGGTCAGGCTTGTGAACTTGAAAAACTCAGGGAGATTTGTAAAGGTCACGGTATCGTGTTAATCGAAGATGCTGCCCATGCCATTGGCAGTGAGTACAAGGGAAAGCGAATTGGTTCCGGGGACAATATGGCAGTTTTCAGCTTTCACCCTATCAAGAACATGACTACCGGAGAAGGCGGCATGATCACAACACACGACGAAGAGACCTATGAAAGGCTTCGTCTCTTACGGTTCCACGGAGTTGATAAAGACGCATGGAAGCGGTATGGCAGCGCCGAAAAGGAAGGCTATGATCTGATAATTCCGGGGTGGAAGTACAATATGACCGACATTCAGGCTGCGCTGGGTCTCGTTCAATTGGAGCGCCTGGATACAATGATCGAAAAGCGCATGACGCTGGCCTCGCTGTATGATGATCTGCTCATGGAAGTAGAAGGGATAACACGTCCCCGCAGGGTCCTCTACGATATAAGACACTCCTGGCACCTCTATACGATACTGGTGGACAAGGAGAAAGCAGGGATATCACGTGATGAATTCATGCAGGAGATGAAGAAACGGAACATAGGAACTGGTATTCATTTTCTTGCCGTTCACCAGTTATCGTTTTACCGAAAGCATTATCCCTTACCTGACGGTTCGCTGCCGGAAACCGTATTTATATCAGAAAGAGTCGTTTCCCTTCCACTCTATTCCGGTATGAATGAAAGTGATGTACACGACGTAGTTGCAGCAATCAGGGATATAATTGAGAAATTCGGAAAATGA
- a CDS encoding site-2 protease family protein, which translates to MNRHTIPLGRILGIPIGLDYSWFLIFGMITWTMAVGYYPAEFKDWPVVQYWIVAAMTAVMLFVSVLLHELGHSAVAMYYKIRVKSITLFIFGGISQIATEPTTATAQFWISIAGPAVSFALAGIFFLLQMIFTDIVPLMALVKYLVFINIVIGLFNLIPGFPLDGGGIFRAVVWGITKNVRRATLIAANLGRFIAYFFIILGVWQMFTGNFINGIWIAFIGWFLENAAMGQVRQLMIQDIMAGHRVSQAMNRQFTAIPADTSLQSLVDEHILGSGSRSFVVMKNNEAIGLLTLRHVKEISRSKWPTTTSAQAMIPIGRTKQVVPDAKLWTALKEMDRDGVNQLPVMVDGKIVGMLSREDVITFLQTLQELET; encoded by the coding sequence ATGAACCGACATACCATTCCATTGGGACGTATTCTGGGTATTCCTATCGGCCTGGACTATTCCTGGTTTTTGATTTTTGGGATGATTACCTGGACGATGGCCGTTGGTTACTATCCGGCTGAATTTAAGGACTGGCCGGTAGTTCAGTATTGGATTGTAGCAGCGATGACCGCCGTTATGCTCTTTGTGAGTGTGCTGCTCCACGAACTGGGCCATTCGGCGGTAGCAATGTATTACAAAATCCGGGTGAAAAGCATCACGCTCTTTATATTCGGCGGTATTTCCCAAATCGCCACCGAACCAACCACTGCTACAGCTCAATTCTGGATTTCCATCGCCGGACCAGCTGTTAGTTTTGCTCTGGCGGGCATCTTTTTTCTGTTACAGATGATCTTCACTGACATTGTGCCGCTAATGGCTCTGGTCAAATATCTGGTCTTTATCAACATCGTAATTGGCCTGTTCAACCTGATTCCAGGTTTTCCCCTGGACGGCGGCGGCATCTTTCGAGCCGTTGTATGGGGTATTACCAAGAACGTACGCCGAGCCACTCTGATCGCCGCCAATCTGGGGCGATTCATCGCCTACTTCTTTATTATTTTGGGTGTGTGGCAAATGTTTACCGGTAATTTCATAAACGGCATATGGATCGCCTTCATCGGCTGGTTCCTGGAAAATGCTGCCATGGGACAAGTTCGGCAGCTGATGATCCAGGACATAATGGCCGGCCATAGAGTGTCGCAGGCGATGAATCGGCAGTTTACAGCGATACCTGCTGATACTTCCCTGCAGAGCCTGGTGGACGAACACATCCTGGGCAGCGGCAGTCGGAGTTTTGTAGTCATGAAAAATAACGAGGCGATTGGCTTGTTGACCCTGCGTCACGTTAAAGAGATTTCGCGATCTAAGTGGCCTACTACGACCAGCGCCCAGGCCATGATCCCGATCGGGCGAACAAAACAGGTGGTTCCGGATGCAAAATTATGGACAGCTCTCAAAGAGATGGACCGTGATGGAGTCAACCAGCTTCCCGTAATGGTGGATGGGAAAATTGTGGGAATGCTCAGCCGAGAAGATGTCATTACCTTCCTGCAAACACTCCAGGAATTGGAAACGTAA
- a CDS encoding bifunctional UDP-4-keto-pentose/UDP-xylose synthase, producing MKILILGVNGFIGHSLVNRILELTDWKVFGMDLSSSKLTDSIHNSRFHFIEGDISIHREWVEYHIKKCDVILPLVAIATPAHYVKEPLRVFELGFEENLRIVRLCVKYGKRILFPSTSEVYGMCDEPEFSEETSNFVLGPIKKQRWIYSCAKQLLDRVIWAYGSEGRLDFTLFRPFNWIGPRLDDIDAAKEGSSRVVTQFIINIVMNEPLRLVDGGMQKRCFTYIDDGIDCLMKIIENRNSVCSGEIFNIGNPNNDCSMRELAERLLDLYRKHPETEAYASTSRILNVNSNEYYGEGYQDIVARKPSIKKAQELLGWEPQINLDKALENTLDFFIEESKVNGLICASTAI from the coding sequence ATGAAGATTCTTATTTTAGGCGTAAACGGTTTTATTGGACATAGTCTTGTCAATCGGATTTTAGAATTAACTGACTGGAAAGTATTTGGCATGGATCTGTCATCTTCGAAGCTGACAGATTCAATACACAATTCACGATTCCACTTTATTGAAGGTGATATCTCTATCCACAGGGAGTGGGTTGAGTATCACATCAAAAAGTGCGATGTGATTCTTCCCCTTGTAGCCATTGCAACACCTGCTCATTATGTTAAAGAACCGCTTCGGGTTTTTGAGCTTGGTTTTGAAGAAAACCTCCGCATCGTTCGCCTGTGTGTGAAATACGGCAAAAGAATCCTGTTTCCATCGACTTCTGAAGTATATGGTATGTGTGACGAACCAGAATTTTCGGAGGAGACGAGCAACTTTGTACTTGGCCCCATAAAGAAGCAGCGGTGGATTTACTCATGCGCAAAACAGCTTCTTGACAGAGTCATCTGGGCATACGGGTCTGAAGGAAGGCTGGATTTTACCCTTTTCAGGCCCTTCAACTGGATAGGCCCAAGGCTTGATGACATCGATGCCGCCAAAGAAGGCAGTTCCAGGGTAGTAACACAGTTCATTATAAATATTGTGATGAACGAGCCGCTCAGACTGGTTGATGGGGGAATGCAGAAAAGATGCTTTACGTATATAGATGACGGGATAGATTGCTTAATGAAGATTATTGAAAACAGAAATAGCGTGTGCAGCGGAGAGATTTTCAACATCGGTAACCCGAATAACGATTGCAGTATGAGGGAGCTTGCTGAGAGACTGCTTGATTTGTACAGGAAACATCCTGAAACAGAGGCGTATGCAAGTACCTCTCGAATCCTTAACGTAAATTCGAATGAGTACTATGGTGAGGGATACCAGGATATCGTTGCAAGGAAACCCTCGATAAAAAAGGCTCAGGAGCTCTTAGGATGGGAACCTCAGATAAACCTGGACAAAGCTCTTGAAAATACTCTTGATTTCTTTATCGAGGAAAGCAAGGTAAATGGTTTGATATGCGCATCTACAGCCATTTAA
- a CDS encoding polysaccharide deacetylase family protein, which translates to MRIYSHLISLKIDVDTYRGMEKGVPVLLDILRSHDIKASFFLSFGPDNSGKAIWNIFRKKGFLSKMVRTGAPRLYGLKTMLYGTLLSAPLIASAFPDLTRQIAEEGHEIGIHAWDHRLWQDNLDKLSERKISEEFEKSFSSFKNILGITPKATAAPAWSCNSRSLKIQDSLGLDYSSDTRGVLPFYPRCNGQVFKTLQIPTNQPCIEELIGLDFVNSDNLVEYQVSLLKQYIQNVITIHAEVEGGIYKEQFDQFVRKTICKGYRFCPLNSIAADFHGAPARSLEHGHLPGRSGRVAISS; encoded by the coding sequence ATGCGCATCTACAGCCATTTAATATCACTAAAAATTGATGTGGACACTTATCGTGGCATGGAAAAGGGTGTTCCTGTGCTCCTGGATATTCTCCGAAGCCATGATATAAAGGCATCCTTCTTTCTCTCGTTTGGTCCTGATAACTCTGGAAAAGCGATATGGAACATATTTCGAAAGAAGGGGTTTCTCTCAAAGATGGTGAGGACCGGTGCCCCCCGCCTCTATGGCCTGAAGACGATGCTTTACGGGACACTGCTTTCCGCCCCCCTTATAGCTTCTGCATTTCCGGATCTTACGAGGCAGATAGCTGAAGAGGGGCACGAAATAGGCATCCATGCCTGGGATCACAGGCTATGGCAGGACAACCTCGATAAGCTCTCAGAAAGAAAGATCAGTGAAGAATTCGAAAAGTCATTCAGTTCATTCAAAAATATCCTGGGAATTACCCCGAAAGCAACCGCAGCGCCTGCCTGGTCCTGCAATTCCCGGAGTCTTAAGATCCAGGATTCATTAGGTCTCGATTACTCAAGCGATACAAGAGGAGTATTGCCTTTCTATCCACGTTGTAATGGCCAGGTATTTAAGACACTCCAGATACCAACAAACCAGCCATGTATTGAGGAATTGATTGGCCTTGATTTTGTAAATAGTGACAATCTGGTTGAATACCAGGTTTCCCTCCTGAAACAATACATACAGAATGTGATTACAATTCACGCGGAAGTGGAGGGTGGAATATATAAAGAACAATTTGACCAATTTGTCAGAAAAACAATTTGCAAAGGTTACCGGTTCTGCCCTTTGAATTCAATTGCTGCAGACTTTCATGGTGCCCCGGCAAGGAGCCTAGAGCACGGTCATCTTCCAGGAAGGAGCGGGAGAGTGGCAATTTCCTCCTGA
- a CDS encoding glycosyltransferase family 39 protein, translating to MKRVLKITVTLLHSRYWLVLMLLAVSFVGIFDHDLWTSDEPRVAEIGREFLDDDASLAVPTLGREPFLEKPPLYFWCVALSYKTFGGPSASAARIPSVFFGLGTLLFTYLLARKMYGRNSALWSCMVLALSTEYFTITHKSLVDISLVFFVTGTVYWLYLALTEKKDKKMIYYALCYLFATGAFFTKGFLGLALPALVFICSIAWTRQWSELKKARLWMGFLIVGAGISLWLSDLWKEGSWEYISTFLVHNNLQRFMPGTGYSGGHEKPFYYYMCVYWSAFAPWSVLTPAILLYICRKGFQEKQILFPVLWFLSGFLLLSLAETKRSIYIVPLLPPISILTGAWFSDLETRRAEGRLDRAGQWCIIGISVMCVVLFPVLAFKYDLYKSVTFIVFMPVILIGSIAPIHSFIRCRVIKLYGLPILLSMLYLSFVLVSYPYINKHKSMKPFCDTLGRLQAVKGKTIYAFCPDETTEAVIPFYTGNYVTPIWELEEMKAVGRERDALVLVVDKHENRPLYNSLSELFCNTIVSGQTGRRRMVLLSNFSTLNHEEEHYTSIFGNMNKGTN from the coding sequence ATGAAACGTGTGCTGAAAATTACTGTCACATTGCTCCATTCCCGATACTGGTTAGTGTTAATGCTCCTAGCCGTGTCCTTTGTGGGGATATTTGACCATGACCTCTGGACATCCGATGAACCCCGTGTTGCTGAAATCGGGAGAGAATTTCTTGACGATGACGCTTCTCTCGCTGTACCGACGCTTGGCAGAGAGCCATTTCTGGAAAAGCCACCTCTCTATTTCTGGTGCGTGGCCCTCTCTTACAAGACCTTTGGAGGCCCATCGGCCAGTGCCGCCAGAATCCCTTCTGTATTCTTCGGACTTGGGACTCTTCTCTTTACCTATCTCCTTGCCAGGAAAATGTATGGCAGAAACAGTGCTCTCTGGTCATGTATGGTCCTTGCCTTAAGCACTGAATACTTTACTATTACGCATAAATCACTCGTGGATATCTCTCTTGTATTTTTTGTGACAGGGACCGTTTACTGGCTCTATCTGGCACTGACTGAGAAGAAAGATAAAAAAATGATCTATTATGCCCTGTGCTATCTCTTCGCCACCGGTGCTTTTTTTACGAAGGGATTTCTGGGCCTTGCGCTCCCAGCCCTGGTTTTTATCTGTTCGATAGCATGGACAAGGCAATGGAGTGAGCTAAAAAAAGCCAGGCTCTGGATGGGTTTCCTTATTGTTGGTGCTGGAATCAGCCTCTGGCTTTCTGACCTCTGGAAGGAAGGTTCCTGGGAATATATCAGTACATTCCTGGTGCATAACAACCTGCAGCGTTTTATGCCCGGGACGGGATATTCCGGGGGGCACGAAAAGCCATTTTATTACTACATGTGTGTGTATTGGAGTGCGTTTGCACCGTGGAGTGTATTGACACCCGCCATACTCCTCTATATCTGCCGTAAAGGGTTCCAGGAGAAGCAGATACTCTTTCCTGTTTTGTGGTTTCTCTCAGGCTTCCTCCTGCTCTCACTTGCCGAGACAAAGCGCTCTATCTATATTGTACCTCTTTTACCCCCCATTTCGATACTTACGGGTGCATGGTTCAGTGATTTGGAGACCCGCAGGGCTGAAGGCCGGTTAGATAGAGCCGGCCAGTGGTGTATCATCGGTATCTCTGTCATGTGCGTTGTTTTATTTCCCGTATTGGCTTTTAAGTACGACTTGTATAAGAGTGTTACGTTTATTGTATTCATGCCCGTAATTCTCATTGGTTCTATCGCTCCCATTCACTCATTTATCAGGTGCAGGGTTATTAAGCTATATGGATTACCCATACTTTTGAGCATGCTGTATCTCTCTTTTGTACTGGTTTCCTATCCATACATTAATAAGCACAAATCAATGAAACCTTTTTGTGATACCCTGGGCAGACTACAGGCAGTAAAAGGAAAAACTATCTATGCCTTCTGCCCCGATGAGACCACAGAGGCGGTAATACCATTCTATACCGGTAATTATGTCACACCGATCTGGGAGCTGGAGGAGATGAAAGCTGTTGGAAGAGAGAGAGATGCACTGGTCCTTGTTGTAGACAAACACGAGAACAGACCTCTCTATAACAGTCTCAGTGAACTGTTTTGCAACACCATCGTTTCAGGACAGACAGGAAGAAGGCGTATGGTGCTGCTCAGTAATTTCAGTACATTAAACCATGAAGAGGAGCACTACACCTCCATATTCGGGAACATGAATAAAGGAACCAATTAA
- a CDS encoding glycosyltransferase, giving the protein MENKIPYLSVVVPVFNEEKNIRELAERLNMALKDVGRLYEILFIDDGSSDNSLKILKHCQTEIPGITIIEFNRNYGQHAAIFAGFEKSSGEIVVTLDADLQNPPEEIPKLLNKAEEGFEVVATVRTNRKDSIFRRGASYVINRITAKITGVNLKDYGCMLRAYRRNIVQLMCESKEISTFIPVLATSYAKNTTEIEVKHDPRRGDETKYSLTRLISLQFDLMTSFSIWPLRMLMLVGLVVSLAGVGFGVFLLAVRIIMGSEWAAEGVFTLFAVLFFFVGGQFLAFGLLGEYIGRIYSEVRRRPRFVIENVHTKEKNKE; this is encoded by the coding sequence ATGGAAAATAAAATACCTTATCTTTCAGTAGTGGTACCTGTATTTAATGAGGAAAAGAATATCAGGGAACTTGCAGAACGTCTGAATATGGCCTTGAAGGATGTGGGACGTCTTTATGAAATACTATTCATCGATGATGGAAGTTCTGATAATTCACTCAAAATCCTCAAGCACTGCCAGACTGAGATTCCCGGCATAACGATAATAGAATTCAACCGGAATTATGGGCAGCATGCCGCTATTTTTGCCGGATTTGAAAAAAGTTCAGGAGAGATAGTTGTAACGCTGGATGCCGATCTTCAAAATCCTCCGGAAGAGATCCCGAAACTTTTAAACAAGGCGGAGGAGGGATTCGAAGTCGTTGCAACTGTGCGTACAAATCGTAAAGATTCAATTTTCAGAAGGGGTGCCTCTTATGTAATAAACAGGATCACGGCAAAAATTACCGGTGTCAATCTTAAGGATTACGGCTGTATGTTACGGGCATATAGAAGAAACATAGTTCAACTGATGTGCGAATCAAAGGAAATCTCAACTTTTATTCCCGTCCTCGCCACATCATATGCCAAGAATACGACCGAAATCGAGGTGAAACATGATCCGCGTCGCGGTGATGAGACAAAATACAGCCTTACCCGTCTTATCTCGCTCCAATTTGATCTCATGACCAGTTTCTCAATCTGGCCGCTGAGGATGCTCATGCTTGTTGGACTCGTGGTTTCACTGGCAGGAGTTGGTTTCGGTGTTTTCCTCCTCGCGGTAAGAATAATTATGGGAAGTGAATGGGCAGCCGAGGGTGTTTTTACCCTCTTTGCCGTACTCTTTTTCTTCGTGGGCGGGCAGTTTCTCGCCTTTGGCCTTCTCGGAGAATACATTGGAAGAATCTACTCCGAGGTGAGGAGAAGACCGAGGTTTGTAATCGAGAATGTACACACAAAGGAGAAAAATAAGGAATGA
- a CDS encoding zinc-dependent peptidase produces the protein MAPFPTDWLIIVERNVPLYRYLPEADRNELHGHILIFLHEKKFEGCGGLQINDEIKVTIAAQACILLLHRKTDYYHALKSIVVYPSAYVAHESRSVGNGILAEGESVRLGESWHRGAVVLSWSDVLSGAADIHDGHNVVFHEFAHQIDHDGGESRGSPVMERRSMYLAWARVLGAEYVRFRKDTEHGRRTVMDRYGATNPAEFFAVVTECFFEKPVQLKRKYPELYEEFMLYYQQDPARFYPVKKT, from the coding sequence ATGGCCCCATTTCCAACGGATTGGCTCATTATTGTAGAACGCAATGTCCCTTTATACCGGTACCTGCCGGAAGCTGACCGGAATGAGCTGCATGGCCATATTCTCATCTTCCTCCATGAGAAGAAATTTGAAGGATGCGGAGGCTTACAGATCAACGATGAGATCAAGGTTACGATTGCCGCTCAGGCATGCATTCTACTGCTCCACCGGAAGACTGATTACTACCATGCTCTTAAGTCTATTGTGGTCTATCCCAGCGCATATGTAGCGCATGAGTCTCGATCTGTAGGAAATGGGATTTTAGCAGAAGGAGAATCAGTCAGACTTGGTGAGTCGTGGCACCGGGGAGCCGTGGTCTTATCGTGGAGTGACGTTCTCTCTGGCGCGGCTGATATCCATGACGGACACAACGTCGTATTTCATGAATTCGCCCATCAGATTGATCATGATGGTGGCGAATCGCGCGGGTCACCCGTCATGGAGAGAAGATCAATGTATCTTGCGTGGGCACGGGTACTTGGCGCTGAATATGTCAGGTTCAGAAAGGATACCGAGCATGGAAGGCGTACCGTGATGGACAGATACGGCGCTACAAACCCTGCGGAATTCTTTGCTGTAGTCACGGAGTGTTTCTTCGAAAAACCTGTACAACTCAAGCGGAAATATCCGGAGCTTTATGAAGAGTTCATGCTTTACTATCAGCAGGACCCGGCCAGATTTTATCCTGTCAAAAAAACGTGA
- a CDS encoding glycosyltransferase family 39 protein: protein MNKLAFKFPDSQYWIATLILAVSCVGIFGHDLWPSDEPRVAEIGREFLDDGASLAVPRLGGEPFLEKPPLYFWCVALSYKAFGGHSAGAARLPSLFFSIGTLLFTYLLAGRMYGRNSALWSCVILVLSLEFFSIAHKSLVDSSLVFFVTGTIYWLHSALTAENDKKGVFYTLSYIFGTGAFYSKGFLGLAFPAMLFICWIVLTRDWSEIKRARLWSGILIVCAGIGIWFFALWKEGSWEYIITFLGHNNLQRVLPGATYTGGHEHPSYYYLVRYWRAFAPWSILTPAVIYHVYRKGSRDKNSLFLVLWFASGFLMLSLAGTKRPLYLVPLFPALSILTGAWFNDVETRVTQGRLVSISQWSVMCISFISIATAAIAAFKYDLHKSVAFIVLMPVILISFIALFHSFITHKCIKLSGLSIVMMPIYLSFVLVSYPYLNENRSLKPFCNELGQIAAIKEQPLYAFQPGEIERAMVPFYTGYYITPIQSLVEMKSMAGSKDVLVLVLDERNSRPLYNSLKDIFPDVLVSGQSGKRHMVLMTNKGK, encoded by the coding sequence ATGAACAAGTTAGCATTCAAATTTCCCGATTCTCAATACTGGATTGCCACCCTGATCCTCGCCGTGTCTTGTGTGGGGATATTTGGCCATGATCTCTGGCCATCAGATGAGCCACGTGTTGCTGAAATCGGGAGGGAGTTCCTTGATGACGGTGCATCTCTGGCTGTACCACGGCTTGGCGGAGAACCATTTCTGGAAAAACCTCCTCTCTATTTCTGGTGCGTGGCCCTCTCTTATAAGGCATTTGGCGGTCACTCGGCAGGCGCAGCGAGACTCCCCTCGCTATTTTTCAGTATTGGAACTCTTCTCTTTACCTATCTCCTTGCCGGAAGGATGTATGGCAGAAACAGTGCTCTCTGGTCCTGTGTGATCCTTGTCTTAAGCCTTGAGTTTTTTTCAATTGCCCATAAATCGCTTGTTGATTCTTCTCTCGTCTTTTTCGTAACCGGAACTATTTACTGGCTTCATTCAGCCTTAACCGCGGAGAATGATAAAAAGGGAGTTTTTTATACTCTCTCCTATATCTTTGGGACCGGGGCATTTTATTCTAAAGGGTTTCTTGGCCTTGCATTTCCAGCCATGCTGTTTATCTGCTGGATTGTGTTGACAAGAGATTGGAGTGAGATAAAAAGAGCCAGACTCTGGAGCGGAATCCTTATCGTTTGTGCCGGAATCGGTATCTGGTTTTTTGCCCTCTGGAAAGAAGGTTCCTGGGAATATATCATTACATTTCTCGGACATAACAACCTGCAGCGTGTTCTCCCCGGGGCAACCTATACAGGTGGGCATGAACACCCTTCTTACTATTACCTGGTTCGCTATTGGCGTGCGTTTGCACCATGGAGTATATTGACGCCGGCCGTAATTTATCATGTCTATCGTAAGGGGTCCCGGGATAAAAACAGTCTCTTTCTTGTTCTGTGGTTTGCCTCCGGTTTCCTTATGCTCTCGCTTGCCGGAACCAAACGGCCTCTCTATCTTGTCCCTCTTTTTCCCGCCCTTTCGATACTTACGGGTGCATGGTTTAACGATGTGGAAACACGCGTAACTCAGGGAAGATTAGTCAGCATAAGCCAATGGTCTGTTATGTGTATTTCCTTTATCAGTATTGCTACAGCAGCTATTGCTGCTTTTAAGTACGACCTGCACAAGAGTGTTGCGTTTATTGTATTGATGCCCGTAATTCTCATCTCTTTTATCGCTCTCTTTCACTCTTTTATTACGCATAAGTGTATTAAATTATCTGGATTATCCATAGTGATGATGCCGATTTATCTATCGTTTGTGCTGGTTTCCTATCCATATCTAAACGAAAACAGAAGCCTCAAGCCTTTCTGTAATGAGTTAGGTCAAATAGCTGCAATAAAAGAACAACCCCTTTATGCCTTCCAGCCGGGTGAGATTGAAAGGGCTATGGTACCCTTCTATACCGGATATTATATTACACCAATACAGAGTTTAGTTGAGATGAAATCCATGGCCGGAAGCAAAGATGTGCTTGTCCTTGTATTGGATGAGCGTAACAGCAGGCCTTTATATAACAGCCTCAAGGATATATTTCCAGATGTTCTCGTTTCAGGACAATCTGGCAAAAGACATATGGTACTCATGACTAATAAAGGAAAATAA